The following coding sequences lie in one Gymnogyps californianus isolate 813 chromosome 18, ASM1813914v2, whole genome shotgun sequence genomic window:
- the RAB14 gene encoding ras-related protein Rab-14 isoform X2: protein MADCPHTIGVEFGTRIIEVSGQKIKLQIWDTAGQERFRAVTRSYYRGAAGALMVYDITRRSTYNHLSSWLTDARNLTNPNTVIILIGNKADLEAQRDVTYEEAKQFAEENGLLFLEASAKTGENVEDAFLEAAKKIYQNIQDGSLDLNAAESGVQHKPSAPQGGRLTSEPQPQREGCGC from the exons ATGGCAGACTGTCCCCACACAATTGGTGTTGAATTTGGCACAAGAATAATTGAAGTTAGTGGCCAAAAAATTAAACTACAGATTTGGGATACAGCAGGACAAGAGAGATTCAGGGCTGTCACACGAAGCTACtacagaggagcagcaggagctctCATGGTCTATGACATAACCAG AAGAAGTACGTATAATCACTTAAGCAGCTGGCTGACAGATGCAAGGAACCTCACCAATCCAAATACT GTGATAATCCTCATAGGAAATAAAGCAGATCTGGAAGCACAGAGGGATGTTACATATGAAGAAGCCAAAcaatttgctgaagaaaatg GTTTATTGTTCCTTGAAGCAAGTGCGAAAAC TGGAGAGAACGTTGAGGATGCATTCCTGGAGGCTGCCAAGAAAATCTACCAGAATATCCAAGACGGAAGCCTGGATCTGAATGCTGCAGAATCGGGTGTACAGCACAAACCGTCAGCTCCGCAGGGGGGGCGACTAACCAGTGAACCCCAGCCCCAGAGAGAAGGCTGTGGCTGCTAG
- the RAB14 gene encoding ras-related protein Rab-14 isoform X1: MATAPYNYSYIFKYIIIGDMGVGKSCLLHQFTEKKFMADCPHTIGVEFGTRIIEVSGQKIKLQIWDTAGQERFRAVTRSYYRGAAGALMVYDITRRSTYNHLSSWLTDARNLTNPNTVIILIGNKADLEAQRDVTYEEAKQFAEENGLLFLEASAKTGENVEDAFLEAAKKIYQNIQDGSLDLNAAESGVQHKPSAPQGGRLTSEPQPQREGCGC, from the exons ATGGCAACTGCACCTTACAACTATTCCTACATCTTTAAGTACATCATTATTG GGGACATGGGTGTAGGAAAGTCCTGTTTGCTTCATcaatttacagaaaagaagt TTATGGCAGACTGTCCCCACACAATTGGTGTTGAATTTGGCACAAGAATAATTGAAGTTAGTGGCCAAAAAATTAAACTACAGATTTGGGATACAGCAGGACAAGAGAGATTCAGGGCTGTCACACGAAGCTACtacagaggagcagcaggagctctCATGGTCTATGACATAACCAG AAGAAGTACGTATAATCACTTAAGCAGCTGGCTGACAGATGCAAGGAACCTCACCAATCCAAATACT GTGATAATCCTCATAGGAAATAAAGCAGATCTGGAAGCACAGAGGGATGTTACATATGAAGAAGCCAAAcaatttgctgaagaaaatg GTTTATTGTTCCTTGAAGCAAGTGCGAAAAC TGGAGAGAACGTTGAGGATGCATTCCTGGAGGCTGCCAAGAAAATCTACCAGAATATCCAAGACGGAAGCCTGGATCTGAATGCTGCAGAATCGGGTGTACAGCACAAACCGTCAGCTCCGCAGGGGGGGCGACTAACCAGTGAACCCCAGCCCCAGAGAGAAGGCTGTGGCTGCTAG